From the genome of Prochlorococcus marinus XMU1419, one region includes:
- the queC gene encoding 7-cyano-7-deazaguanine synthase QueC: protein MTLKNKSIVVLLSGGLDSSTVTGIAKKSEAKIFGLSFDYGQRHKKELNSASIIANHFDIEEFKIIKLDLSLWGGSSLTDTQKNIPIEGVQTNKIPNTYVPGRNTIFISVALSYAEAIDADFIGLGVNALDYSGYPDCRPDYIKKFQELADLANKRGRENNPIKLWTPLLDLNKEEIIKLAFDNHVPLDKTWSCYSGNSKPCGKCDSCRIRNAAFEKWLNKNNKK, encoded by the coding sequence ATGACTCTTAAAAATAAATCGATAGTAGTTTTATTATCTGGAGGTTTAGATTCTTCTACAGTTACTGGTATCGCTAAAAAATCCGAAGCTAAAATTTTTGGCCTTTCATTTGACTACGGTCAACGTCATAAAAAAGAATTAAATTCTGCATCAATAATTGCAAACCACTTTGATATCGAAGAATTTAAAATCATTAAGCTTGACTTATCTTTATGGGGAGGCTCGTCATTAACTGATACTCAAAAAAATATTCCAATAGAAGGAGTACAAACTAATAAAATTCCTAATACTTATGTTCCTGGGAGAAATACTATATTTATTTCCGTTGCACTAAGTTATGCCGAAGCAATAGATGCTGATTTTATAGGCTTAGGAGTTAATGCACTAGATTATTCTGGTTATCCAGATTGCAGACCTGACTACATAAAAAAATTTCAAGAGTTAGCAGATTTAGCTAATAAAAGAGGAAGAGAAAATAATCCAATAAAACTTTGGACACCACTATTAGATTTAAATAAAGAGGAAATTATTAAATTAGCTTTTGATAATCATGTCCCTTTAGATAAAACATGGAGTTGTTATTCGGGAAATTCAAAACCATGCGGTAAGTGTGATAGCTGCAGAATTAGAAATGCTGCTTTTGAAAAATGGCTTAATAAAAATAATAAAAAATGA
- a CDS encoding 7-carboxy-7-deazaguanine synthase QueE, with the protein MTNFLPLVEQFHSLQGEGYHAGKSAFFVRLAGCKVGCTWCDTKNSWDEKKHPSISIEKIIDRIKIARKKGASFCVITGGEPLQHNLDNFCKAIKKMTMGEEQKPMKIHIETSGVNSISGSYDWITLSPKRHSPPKNYFLKNCNEIKIIINDIEDIEFAMQIKKETLKQYQLSKSEDDLKKEDKIFYLQPAWNNANGFSLAIDFVKNNPDWKLSLQTHKYLKIN; encoded by the coding sequence ATGACAAATTTTTTACCCTTAGTCGAACAATTTCATTCATTACAAGGTGAAGGTTATCACGCTGGAAAAAGTGCTTTTTTTGTAAGATTAGCCGGATGTAAAGTTGGATGTACGTGGTGCGATACCAAGAATTCATGGGACGAGAAAAAACACCCTTCTATATCAATTGAAAAAATAATAGATCGCATAAAAATTGCCAGAAAAAAAGGAGCATCTTTTTGCGTTATTACAGGTGGAGAACCTTTGCAACATAACTTGGATAATTTTTGCAAAGCCATAAAAAAAATGACGATGGGAGAAGAACAAAAGCCAATGAAGATTCATATTGAGACAAGTGGAGTTAATTCGATATCAGGAAGCTATGACTGGATTACTTTATCTCCTAAAAGACACTCACCACCAAAAAATTATTTTTTAAAAAACTGTAATGAAATCAAAATAATCATAAATGATATAGAAGATATTGAATTTGCTATGCAAATAAAAAAAGAAACTTTAAAACAATATCAACTCTCTAAAAGCGAAGATGACTTAAAAAAAGAAGATAAAATTTTTTATTTACAGCCAGCATGGAACAATGCAAATGGTTTTTCTCTTGCTATCGATTTCGTGAAAAATAACCCCGATTGGAAATTGAGTCTTCAAACTCACAAATACTTAAAAATTAATTGA